The nucleotide sequence gttttccatttttttaagaCAAGAATTGTTGACCCgtctataaaaaataattatcgcCTATGCATGTTTCCTGTAGGGTGACATTACAGACTTGGCCGTTAGTTCAAACAATGCTTTGGTAGCATCAGCGTCAAACGATTTTGTGATTCGAGTTGTAAGAATACAATTTTCCAGTCTATAATGTCTACACAGTTTTTATTCATTTGTCAGTTAGATATTATTGCTTTTTGACAGTGGAGGTTGCCTGATGGAATGCCAATTTCTGTATTGCGGGGACATACTGGAGCTGTTACTGCGATTGCATTCAGTCCCAGACAGGCGTCGGTTTACCAACTTTTATCgtgagttctgtttttttttttttgaaacactaaaaaaaaaaaaaaaaaaaaaacagaactcacgataatatgtttatattttaactagTTCCTTTCGAACTTTTTTTATCTGTTCAAGACCACCCCCTGGATGTTTAGTTTGAATGTTTCATACTGCTTCGTACATTGGTAATCAGGTATTTGTGCTTTTCTTACCTCTGTAGGTCATCAGATGATGGAACCTGTCGGATCTGGGATGCTAGGTACTCTCAGTGGCTTCCTCGAATCTATGTTCCAAATCCGTTGGATGCTGGCACTGGTAAGGAGGTGGTACACTATTATGTTTTGTTCAATGTTATAAAATGTTCGGTTATGGACTTCATTGGAAGTTTCTCTTAGGAAAAAGCAATTTTCCATCTTCTAACGCGGCATCTACAAGCAATGCATCAAAGAGTCATCAAATACTATGTTGTGCGTACAATGCTAATGGAACCATTTTCGTCACGGGTAGCTCTGACAGCAATGCGAGGGTCTGTGTTAAATTTCTAACTTCAGTTATCCTCCTTCGTGATGTGGAAACTGTGGAGGTGATATTTGGTTGTAGTTTGCTTGTTAGTCCTGATTGTCAGTATTTCCATAATCTTGCAGGTTTGGAGTGCCTCAAAATCTAATTTGGATGATGCTGAACAGCCGACTCATGAACTGGATGTTCTACGTGGCCATGAGAATGATGTAAACTATgtgcagtttaggtattttccAGTGAACATGGTGCCTTTCTTAGATTATGCATTTTGTTGGTTCGAAAACAAGAACAAAATCTTAAAGGGCGTTTTTCTGTAGTGGCTGTGCTGTGGCTCCAAGATCATCTACAACTGAGACTCTGAGGGAAGATAGTTACCCAAAGTTTAAGAATTCCTGGTTTGTATCTCATTGTGTTAGTCATTGCACTACCGTCCTTCTATTTTTACTTTGGATCTGGTTAAGGTTTAATACGTTTCATTAACTAGGTTTTGTCATGACAACATAGTAACCTGCTCTCGTGATGGTAGTGCAATTATTTGGACACCAAGATCAcgtaaattccacgtaagtttctTCAATCTGTGGCGGAATGCAATGGTGCTTTACAAGTTAATgacatcatattttttttccatatcAGTTTCCACAACTTCCTCTATGTTACATTTTCAGGGGAAATCTGGACGCTGGACGAAAGGATATCATTTGAAGGTTCCACCTCCTCCACTTCCTCCACAACCTCCTCGAGGAGGGCCACGCCAGAGGCTTCTTCCAACACCACGGGGTGTCAATATGATTATATGGAGCCTGGATAATCGTTTCGTACTTGCCGCTATCATGGGTAAGTATCATTGAGGAAATATTATAATGCATGGATTTTCAGTTTTGATGAATTTCTCCCGGTCTCACTTTGTTTCAGTCGTGATTAGTTAAATACAAAGCACCTAAAAGCGGTGTTTTCGGGCCACCTGTTTGTGTTACGTGAACTTACTACGGTTTTCTGTTTCCATTAACGTGTCGGTGTTTATTCAGATTGCAGGATTTGTGTTTGGAATGCTGCTGATGGTAGCTTAGTGCATTGTTTAACAGGTCACAGTGAATCGGTAATAGTCACATAAATTTCTAATTCTTATCCTGATATCTTAGTTGGATGtatgttagtttttatttttaaaaaattgtatgcTTCACTGTAGTTTATTGTAGTTCTCATTTGATGTTGAACTTCTCCGAATGTCCATTCTTTCGATTGCGTTTATCTTCAAGTTTCCCACAACTTGCTTTGGGAATTACTGATATTGTATATGATCTGTCTCACTTATGTCCTTTTGGTAGTCCTATGTCTTGGATGTTCACCCATTCAATCCACGGATTGCTATGAGCGCCGGCTATGATGGGAAAACAATCATCTGGGATGTGagtttcgtttttatttttgcaaATAATAGTCCTTGATCTTACTAGTAGCATCACTTACCTCcgatattttttttctagataTGGGAGGGTATACCAATCAAAGTATACGATATCGGGCGATTTAAGTTGGTTGATGGAAAGTTTTCACAGTAAGTGACTGATAGAACATGCAGGATAAGATCTTCAATAGTCTCTGTTAACACATGCATTCGACTCTTGAGTCTGAAACTAGAGGAAATAGTCATGTTATGCATTTCCAGTGTGATATACAATATTCATATTTCGTTTAGCAAGACATCTGTTTGTAAATCATTTATTTAGTCAAGCGAAGTGTATGGAATCAATTACTTATGATGTTTTTGTCCTTGGCCCTGTGTAGAGATGGGACATCTATTGTGCTTTCAGATGAAGTTGGCcagatatattttctaaacacgGGACAAGGAGAGTCTCAAAAAGCTGCAAAATACGACCAGGTATTGTGGATTTTGCATCCCTAATGCataatctttttcttatatatggCTGCAGTTTTTAGTGATCCTCTATTGCTTTCTGATCCTTTGTCTTTTCTTGTTTTGTGTAAGTTCTTCCTTGGTGATTACCGTCCTCTTATTCGAGATACCAATGGACATGTTCTTGATCAGGTTGGTTTCAAATACTTGTATCTCCTGTTTTGCTTCTAGTTATTGTTGCGTTCTTTTAAAGAGAGCTCACCGAAACATGCACACTTTTATGCATTTATCGAATTAAAAAGGCGGAGATGTATGAATGATATCCTTGCAGTTTCATTGTGACTAAATTTAAAGCTATAATTTCCACGGTGCAGGAGACTCAGCTTCTTCCCCATCGGAGGAACCTTCAAGATCTTCTTTGTGATTCAAGTTTGTACCCAAAAGCTTATCTTTATGTCTTTTATGCAAGATATTGGTTATTCATGGCATATATTCTTggtgtttgttttaaaaattttcaggTATGATTCCGTATCCAGAACCTGACCAGACAATGTTTCAGCAACGCAGACTGGGTGCATTAGGAGTCGAATGGCGTCCTTCCTCGATAAAGTTTTCTGTTGGCCCTGATTTTAGTCTAGGTCAAGATTATATTATGCCTCCTTTGGCAGATCTGGATAGATTGATCGAGCCACTGCCTGAGTTTATAGATGCTATGTACTGGGAACCAGAACATGAAGTTCTGAGTGATGACAATGATTCGGAGTACAATGCTGAAGTTTCCTCTGATGGAGCTAAGGCAAGCCCATGTTCCAACTCTTCAAATGAACTTGAGTGCAGTTCCGAGGACAGTGACATGGAAAATATTTACGAAAATAGTTATAATCGGAAAAGACGAAGACAACATCCTAGAGTATGTTTTGTTCATCTCATGCGATTTTGTTATTTGTTATCTATTGACTAACTCCCGTTTTCTCAGGCTGATGTGGCTACTTCATCTGGAAGGCGTGATAAGAGGATTTTGGATGAGATTGATAGCTCCGAATTTGGAAATAAGAGAATCAAAAACAGAAGAATTGGCGTGAAGGCTTCAAAAAGAAGATATTCTGATGTCAAGGAATCACGACCGCAAAGAGCAGCCGCGCAAAATGCTCGGTCCTTGCTTTCAAAGATTTCTGGAAGCTCTTCGGATGAAGCTGATGATTCATCCAATAGTGACTCTGATAGAAGCGCATCACCTTTGCAACAGTTGGAAAAGCCATCTCAGAAGCTGGAATCTCTTTCAAAtgacaaacaaaagaaaagattgaTTGTAAAGATCTCGGTTAAGAAGCCAACAGAGTCTGTGGAAAGCAAGAGAAGTGTAATGAGTCAAGCTGATTTGGAGCATGTTTCTTCGAAATCTTTGGAGGATAATCACAAAGTAATTGGTATATACTCTAGAGAAGCTGGGTCAAGTTCTGTAGATGCAAAAGGTGCGTCATGGTGTCAGGATGTGCCCCATTCTATGAATACGCCACAGAGAGAAAAGGCAAATAATCAATTGATAAAATCTTCAGATCAGGACCAGACTATGTGCAAGTGGAGGGAAGAGACTCCTCTTTGTGAATCCACCAAATTAGCCGAGTCTGAGAACATTGTAGAAGCCCAAACATCTAATGGGTACGGCAAAGAAATCTGGTTATGATTACTAAGAAAATTTATGCTTATATTAAATATCAACGATCTAATCCATTGTTTTCTCTTGCAGGGATGAAGATTTGTCAATTGTTGAACCATTCTGTGTTCAGCGAAGACATTGTGATGTAGATACTTCCATGGAAGCCGAGGAGATTATTCCGAAGAAAGTTCGACGACTGAGATTAAAGCTTCGGCACCCCAGCAGTCCTCTAAAAATAGAGCCTGATGAGGTAGCAGATGATTTTGGAGATGGTGGAGAAGGTCTTGCATCCACAGCTCCCTCTTCCATGAATCCTGTTATGGACTCTGGACCTGTGAGAGATAATGTTAGAAACTCTCCTGCTCACAACGCTGAGTTTGGAGAAGCTACAGCCGATGTGATACGTAGGAAGAGATCTATGAGACTGAAGGCCACTTCAAGTCAGTCTAGTGCAAGAAACAGTGTATTACGTTTGAGGTCTATAGATAAAGTAAAGAAACAAGAAATTCCTTCCACAAGCGCGTATGATGGTGCATCACTTGAAGAATGGCCTTCTACTTCAAGGTCCCGGTCTGCAAGTACCAGCAAACAAAGTCTTAATACCGGGATAAGGTTGAATAATGTGGCAAGGAAAGTCTCATGGTTGATGTTGTCAGAACACGAGCAAGGCTGCCGTTATATACCCCAGCTTGGGGATGAAGTTGTTTACTTCAAGCAGGTATGTTCTTTTCTTTTGGCTGGTAGTTTCATGTATTAATTACTTAGATCAAGAGAATTAAATGACAGCTTTCTCTGGTTGTCGTTTCTTAGGGTCATAAAGAGTTCCTAGACAGTAGAGAATTAAATGACAGCGACCGATCAAGGTACCTTCCTCGAAACCTAGGAGCGGTAGAGTTTTGTAAAGTCGAGAAACTCAACTACGATACATATCCTGGTTCTGGCGAGAGCTGCTGCAAAATGACTCTCAGGGTTCTGGATTCTTCTTCGTCGCATGCCTCCCGCAAAGAGTTCCAACTAACACTGCCTGACCTCATTAATTTTCCGGATTTTATTGTGGAGAAGACTCGATACGATGCTGCAATGAAGACAAACTGGGAAGTCGGAGATGAATGCCGTGTGTGGTGGAGAAACGAATCCAGTGAAGGCGGTTCTTGGTGGGAAGGAAGGATCGAGGCTTCACAGGTTAAGTGCCCTAACTTCCCAGACAGTCCATGGGAGAGATACAAAGTTGTCTATGAAACTGGGGACACGAATCTCCACAGCCCCTGGGAGTTTGACAATCCCCAGTTTCCTTGGGAAATCTCTACCATGGACGAAGAGCCAAGAGAGAAACTACTTTCTTTATTTGCTGGACTAGTGAAGTCAATCAGCAAGTAtcaggtgttttttttttgtcttctctcCTGCCCATTTctctatctttctttctttttatctttgCTTGCCTCTTAACCGTTACTTTTTTTCTGTTACTATCAGGATAGTTATGGAATCCAAAAGCTAAACGAAGCTGCTCAAAAGATGGATTTCTGCAATAGGTACGCTTTGCTCTCTTCTGCAATGCTATTTTGTGGCAACTCATGTGGATATTCTTGTGTACGTAGTAGCGGTATGAATCATCCACTCAGCATCGTTACACTTTAAAATTTTTTGCAGGTTCCCAGTTCCTTTATACCCAGAGCTGATTCACCAGAGAGTAGAGAATCGGTACTACAGAAGTATGGGGTCGTTTAAGCACGACGTGGATGCAATGCTGTCAAACGCTGAATCTTATTTTGGTACAAACGCACATATGCGTTCTAAGATAAAGCGACTCCGAgataaaatcacaaaaacgtTGAGAAAGATGATGATATAGTATGTTTGTTTTCTCAACTCTTTATAGGCTGTGGccattttcttttctataaagatattatatacacccaagAAAGTGTAAGAGTTGTCACTTTAGGGAACAAAAGAAACGTTTGGGTGAGTGAGTCACACACCCGGCACAAGGTTCATGCTATAGATCGGGCCGCTTTTAGTTCCACGAGACTAACATGTATGAGCtcaatttcaaatatatatatataatatatgataacCACGGGAAAATAGAGTGTGAGTGAACAACAAAGAAATAACTTAACTACAAAACGAAGGCCAAATGGGATCAAATTTTTTATAGATACAGAGAGTTGGTTATACAATATAAATGTAGAGAAGAGGCAAGGATGCTTTACCTTGCGATGATGATCTTCACTTTGGTTATGGAGGAGCATGTTATATTCGTCGTAGCCGGGATAATTGCAAACATGGCAAAAATGCATAGGCTTACAGTACCAGGAGTCTCTAGGCACTATATCAGACAACTCCTTCATGTGTTGTTCACTCTTGAGATGAGTGATGAATTCGGCACATATTTCGAAAGTGTCATCGCATATGTCGCAAATGCAGAGAGGTTCATCTTCATTCACGGTCATCATCTCACATGTGATGTTGTCATTCAATAAAGTTTCCCAGACAAACTCTCCCACAAAAACTTTCTGAGCTACTGGCTGCTGGTCAAGGATAACTGGCCGTCTATCTTTCTGAAGTCGTTCCCACCGCAGGGAGCGTGGACAAGAAGGATTCCAGAGGAAGCTATCTCTTCCAAGAGGTCACTAGAGATGTATTCTAGGTTGCCCATGGCATAGATGACGACTTTAGAACGATGACCCATCTGCTTGTGCACCGCTGATTCTATGCACCCACGCACACGAACCGGACACGAGTTCAGGTCCCACCACACTCCCGTCCGCCTTTGTAACGCCGCATCACCTACCACATTAATCAATCACCATTAATCTACAAAAAGTAATTGAAATCCAAAACTAcccacctcctcctcctgccATCTCGATTCGATAACGAATTTGGGATCGGTTTAGGGTTTCCTGCAACTTTTTcccgcgagagagagagagagagagagagagctattTATCAAATTCGATAACGAATTTGAGATAACGAATTTGTCGTTTACCTGCCAAAACgtgtttttctgccaaaaccgaaaaacacgaaaatctcgttttcatgccaaaaccacaaaaacgcgtttttccaCAAAACCCACAAAACGTGATTTTTCGCCAAAatcaaaaattgtattttcatgCCAAAACGTAAAAATCTCGTTTTACCGGGAAAAACCGTAAAAACACGGTTTCtcgtcaaaaccgtaaaaatgcatttttccgccaaaaccgcaaaaacgcattttaccggcaaaaaccgtaaaaacacggtttctcgtcaaaaccgcaaaaacgtattttaCCGGCAAAAACCATAAAAACACggtttctcgccaaaaccgaaaaaacgcattttcccgtcaaaaccgcaaaaacgcggtTTTTCGACAAAACTGTAAActtacgttttcccgccaaaactgtaaacTTACGTTTTCATGGGCTATGTATAAACTTATGGCCTATTTATATAAGTTACTAGTTTTTTATAAAAGGAATTATTAGTTTTCCttgtatttttacaaaaacttgattggacAAAAAATTGGATCTtctataattaaaaaccaaaaaagtaTGGGCAATTCACTCAAATATccagttttaagttttttaaaaataaattgatcaaTATAGtcctattttattttgaaaattttaatatttatcttttactttttagggtttaggttttgtgatttttttaaaataaaaaatgatattttgatctttttaaaaaaaaattattattgtgacaaaaactttttttttaaaagttatttgaaaaattgctctaatataatataaacactAATAACCGAAATTAATCTAATTATAGCACTAAGATAAAGCGACTCCGAGGTAAAATCACAAAAAACGTTGAGAAAGGTTTCACAAAGTTGATGATGATAATATAGTATGTTTGTTTTCTAAACTCCTTTAGGCTGTGGCCATTTTTTCTATAAGATGGTATATATATAGCGAAGAAAATGTAAGAGTTTTTCACTCtaggaaagaaaagagaaaaatcgGTTTTCTATGGGTGAGAGTCACACCAGCACAAGGTTCAATGTTATAGATCGGGTCGCTTTAGTTCAACATGTATGTAATATAAATGCACTCTTTTGTCACAGGAGTGACTTAACAAGTCTGGTTTTATTTTGATGCTCATTACAAGAAGTATGAATATGTTACGAACAAAGCTACATTGTTTTTCGAGAGAGTTACATAAAGGGTTACTTTGTTGTGGGTCTTTAACATGTTTAGATATTTTTCAATGGAGATGTACTTTGGGTCTTACTTTATGAATTTCTATTCTCTAAATGCCCTTGTCCCAAAAGAGATGCAAGTTCTGGTCAAGTTAAAAGCAGAAAAAGTAAACACTAGTTAGATCATTCTGTTGCAATAAATAGGTAGGTTTATTGAACAGTGAGATATGTTAAGAACCGTTAATTAAGAAATTAGTATGGCTTATATGAGTAACACCAAGTACAATGCtacaaaaaaatgaattgaaaaCAATACATGTTCAGTTTATTAGAAGTACTGTCAAcatttagttagttagttatactatgatatatatttctttttattattaaagttattAAGGTTGGTTAAAAATATGATGGAGACAagtacagttttttttttttggagtcgATAGACACTTTATATTAACTGAGATACGTTTTGTAGTATCTGGCGTCCTGGTGATTTTATGTTGAGATTTGTGTTTCATTTTTGAAACTCTTTTGAACcaaagtttccttttctctttggTAAAGTACCGAAGATAATCATAAtagttttactttctttttctcatttcttaTAATTCCCTTATGTGAGTTGACATTGGTGAGTTATTCTTTACAAAGTTACAACTACATACATGACACTTATATGAATCAATCTAAACTTgttctttccttttttatatcaattataaCATCATCTAGACAAAATACACCAAAACACATTGTCATGGTTGTAGACATTACAGTCCCCACTTCAAAAGGCCTAGGAATAAAACTCGGTTGTATTTTTCCAACAATAAAAGTGTAGTTCACATGAGAGAGGGGGAGGAAAAGAGATCCAACGCTCACGATTCTTTCAGGGGGGAGGGGAGGTTGAGGGTATTACTACACATTTATTGCAACCAGCAATTATCTCGCTGTTAACGCGCATCTCATTGcgttttttaatgaatttatttatttcccCCAAAAAGTAGCAAATTAACCAAGTCTTTTTGCATGCTTCTTAAATTTGAGTGTTGACTTTCCATTCTGGATAATATCATCATtcgttgtttgtttttttttttgaacatcatTCGTTGTTTGTTGGGGTGAGAAACTCAATAAGCTTACCTAAATTTAATGTTTTCCTACGTGAACCATTTTTAATTATTCCgggataaataaaataaatatatcgcATGATATTTACGTAGTGGAATATGCACATAGATCCGTGCTCTttataaacaaaccaaaaagtCTCCCTCTCGCTAACTAAAAGTCTCCACTGCTCATTCCTCTCTCTCTAGATCTATAGATAACAAAAGAGATATATACATCGAGTGAGAGAGTGTGATGAAGATAAGGTATTGGCGGAAGTCAAGACGAGGATACGAAAGGCTAGATGGCTCGGCTAAGAAGTCGAACTCGGATCCGACCCGGAAGAGACGGTTTTGGAGGAGGATCAAGATAGTGCGGAAGCTGAGGGTCTTGAGAAAGACGTCCCCTAAGAAGCTTTTAACGCGGCTTCGAGATTCTTACGTCAATATGATGCTGCGCCTCGCCAATTCTCCGGCAATAGCGTCGAGGTCGAGGGAGtatgaggagaagaagctgGTGGAGATTTACAAATCCATGTTGATGGCGCAGGGGACTCTGGTTCACCGCAATGTACCTAAACCTTCCTCTGATTCTATTGCATGTACTCTCACCGCTTAGCGAATTACATATGTATGTGGATCATCGATTTTAAGAGTTGTGACTGTAATCTGTGTTAAACTTACATtttctgaaactataaaataataaattaatcagATATATAGTTTATCCACTCATACATAAAAATGGTTTGCATTTACGGCCTAACATCTAACTGCCCTTTTTTTATCCTTGTTAAATTCTTAGTTTACGGCAGTGGCGGAGCCAGACAATGGTTTCACCGGGGACAATACAAGATTTGACCTAAATTTATAGGGGCATTAGGAGAAATTTGATCACCTAaaccatttaaattttaaataatcaacggaaattcaaaaaattaaacgtAATAAATTGAAATAATGTATACTTATTTGGTTGACTATTTTTGTTTGCTTGACCAACTACGCTTTGTAATCGTATCTTTACTTGTGGTTATGATCTTGTGAAACCAGCAATGTCACATGTTACAAGTAGGTGACGCGTCAAAACCGTCATATAGAGCGATTCGATGATTTAGTGAATTgtgttaataaatattattagagATTCCGTAGTAATCTTAATCATTGACGTTATAGTTTGGATTCTACGTGGCCCATGCtaactatatttaatttaaaagggGCCAGGTTTGTATGTAACTTGCTCaggtaaaaaaacattttttaaagtaaatagaATGAGAAaacaaatagtaaaaaaaaggGAGGAGAATATTGAATTGAGTAATCGGacagcctctctctctcccacgTGGTAAAGGAAAAACACAAACACGGCCTGTTCTGTTTTTCTTCAGATTCATTAAAACTCCGTTGACTTGCGTAAGAGAGAGGGAGAAATAAGTGTCGGGAATATCTGAGCAGAGATCGTTCTCTCTCGGCCATAAGGTTCCTCTCTGTTCAGATCCGAGATATGTCCTCCGCTAATTCTCATCCTCCTCCTAATAATTCCACAATTGTCCTCTGTAATGCTGCCCCCCCCCAGGTAATCAATCTGTCCCCACGCTTAAGCCAGACTATGTTGCGCCAAGGCACAAGAGGATCTAGTTTCTCCAAGTAGATTTGATTATAAACCTGACTTGAGATGAACTTGTTGGATGCAGCAGTTACAGGAGATGAATTCGTGTTCGTGTCAGGCGCAGTTGATAGAACCCACCAATGAGGTTACGTGAATGTGGAGAGCTTCCATTTCGGGCTGGGGAAATTCTCCAAATAGAAGCCAGAGAGGAATGAATACCTGCGCTTGTCTTGTTGGACCAATGTGGTGAGAAGAGGACCCACCAAGGGGTTGTCCAGAAATGTCAACAACATTACCAGGTATAATTCTTAGCCATTACATTCCTTTAGATCCCACAAGGATGAATCTTTAATAACAGTTTCCCTAGAAATATAAGCTTATTCTACCAAGCAAAAGTTTTGATCCGAGGGCTAGTGTTAAAGGATTTACTTTTATCGAGTttgcttaaaaaaaatttaatgttctCTTTAAATTGCATTTATCATCCAACGGACAtgattataaaaacaaaataaataattttatagggAAAACCAAAAGACTCTAGCCATTTACTAGTAACGGTAACATTATTTTCccttatctatatatatatcttcttcttcattccaTCTAAACTACACAGTCTACACTACACTCCATTACAATCCAAATGAATTGGTCTTTGACCCCAATGCTTCGGTCCTGGGGACAGCAGCCGGTTTATAGTCTTCTCAACTTGTTTGATCTGATGATGTTTCAGTGATTTGAGAGTGGGAAGGAAGCAGAAAATCAAGGAAGAAGCAGGTTAAGATCACTTCATTGAAATTCAGAACTGAGAGGTATGAGTTTCTCTGatcaaaaatattgaaaaatttaCGGATTATTTGTAGAAATTGACTGAGGCCTGACTGTTGGTTGGTGTTTTGTGTCTCTGCAGCAAAGAGTTAAGGTGAAAGAGGAAGTAAGTCTGCCGAGAAGATTCAAGCGATAGATGGTGGAAGAAAAGATGAGAATCCCCATTGCTCAAGGTATCTAATTTcgttctttttctatttttttcaaatcttttttttttggggagaTTCTATATTTACTTGGATTGAAAAAGGAAGAAGCTTATGTGTATATTCATAGTGTGGAAACAATTAGAAACTAGCGTCCCATCATTTGATTGATCGTTAGAGGTTATGTTCCATTTGAATTTATACTTATGAGATCACTTTGTTATTTCTATCAGTTCTTGGCAAATATTCTTtatttactttgattgaaaATGGAAGAAGCTTTATGTATTCATAATGTGAAAACAATTAGAAACTAACATCCTGTCTATTTgaatgattgttagagaggttaTGTTCCATTTGAATTTACACTTATGAGATCACTTTGTTATTTCTATCAGTTCTTggcaaatattatatatttgcttAAATTGAAAATGGAAGAAGCTTATGTGTATCTTCATAATGTGGAAACACTTATGAGATCATTTTGTTATTTCTATCAGTTCTTggcaaatattatatatttgcttAGATTGAAAATGGAAGAAGCTTATGTGTATCTTCATAATGTGGAAACACTTATGAGATCATTTTGTTATTTCTATCAGTTCTTGGCAATATTCTATATTTGCTTAGATTGAAAATGGAAGAAGCTTATGTGTATCTTCATAATGTGGAAACACTTATGAGATCACTTTGTTATTTCTATCAGTTCTTggcaaatattatatatttgcttAGATTGAAAATGGAAGAAGCTTATGTGTATCTTCATAATGTGAAAACACTTATGAGATCATTTTGTTATTTCTATCAGTTCTTggcaaatatataatgt is from Brassica napus cultivar Da-Ae chromosome A4, Da-Ae, whole genome shotgun sequence and encodes:
- the LOC106392330 gene encoding PH-interacting protein-like isoform X1 yields the protein MDWIHKSSTPCLDSVPANAPPLQRQDRLLVCHSSPADVDMDLREVYFLILHFLSNGPCDRTFGPLRDEILEKGLLPRRYHSSWSRSGTFTAPADDAISLPLTYDNLVERYPHIEKDHLVKLLKQLILNPPFPSHLRLEGHTLTAADVPTLLGSGSFSLVHHKITESQKASHVASYLRWPHMHADQVRGLSLREIGGGFRKHHRAPSIISACHAIAKPSTMVQKMQNIKKLRGHRNAVYCAIFDRSGRYVITGSDDRLVKIWSMETALCLASCRGHEGDITDLAVSSNNALVASASNDFVIRVWRLPDGMPISVLRGHTGAVTAIAFSPRQASVYQLLSSSDDGTCRIWDARYSQWLPRIYVPNPLDAGTGKSNFPSSNAASTSNASKSHQILCCAYNANGTIFVTGSSDSNARVWSASKSNLDDAEQPTHELDVLRGHENDVNYVQFSGCAVAPRSSTTETLREDSYPKFKNSWFCHDNIVTCSRDGSAIIWTPRSRKFHGKSGRWTKGYHLKVPPPPLPPQPPRGGPRQRLLPTPRGVNMIIWSLDNRFVLAAIMDCRICVWNAADGSLVHCLTGHSESSYVLDVHPFNPRIAMSAGYDGKTIIWDIWEGIPIKVYDIGRFKLVDGKFSQDGTSIVLSDEVGQIYFLNTGQGESQKAAKYDQFFLGDYRPLIRDTNGHVLDQETQLLPHRRNLQDLLCDSSMIPYPEPDQTMFQQRRLGALGVEWRPSSIKFSVGPDFSLGQDYIMPPLADLDRLIEPLPEFIDAMYWEPEHEVLSDDNDSEYNAEVSSDGAKASPCSNSSNELECSSEDSDMENIYENSYNRKRRRQHPRADVATSSGRRDKRILDEIDSSEFGNKRIKNRRIGVKASKRRYSDVKESRPQRAAAQNARSLLSKISGSSSDEADDSSNSDSDRSASPLQQLEKPSQKLESLSNDKQKKRLIVKISVKKPTESVESKRSVMSQADLEHVSSKSLEDNHKVIGIYSREAGSSSVDAKGASWCQDVPHSMNTPQREKANNQLIKSSDQDQTMCKWREETPLCESTKLAESENIVEAQTSNGDEDLSIVEPFCVQRRHCDVDTSMEAEEIIPKKVRRLRLKLRHPSSPLKIEPDEVADDFGDGGEGLASTAPSSMNPVMDSGPVRDNVRNSPAHNAEFGEATADVIRRKRSMRLKATSSQSSARNSVLRLRSIDKVKKQEIPSTSAYDGASLEEWPSTSRSRSASTSKQSLNTGIRLNNVARKVSWLMLSEHEQGCRYIPQLGDEVVYFKQGHKEFLDSRELNDSDRSRYLPRNLGAVEFCKVEKLNYDTYPGSGESCCKMTLRVLDSSSSHASRKEFQLTLPDLINFPDFIVEKTRYDAAMKTNWEVGDECRVWWRNESSEGGSWWEGRIEASQVKCPNFPDSPWERYKVVYETGDTNLHSPWEFDNPQFPWEISTMDEEPREKLLSLFAGLVKSISKYQDSYGIQKLNEAAQKMDFCNRFPVPLYPELIHQRVENRYYRSMGSFKHDVDAMLSNAESYFGTNAHMRSKIKRLRDKITKTLRKMMI